From Dictyoglomus sp. NZ13-RE01, one genomic window encodes:
- a CDS encoding fimbrial assembly protein has product MRINIWIILSAILLIVLIASYALLYRPLEAEKNTLLENIENNRQTLLRYQMSYKKLLEEWDKFKMDIQRYSEIREKLPSKEDLPSLLIFIEKTAKNSDLKINSFKPISSEKKVEGKTPPPYEEMSYSIDMEGSYGAFLLFLSRIKTAPRLILIKNLKIVPSEVKATTLKLSFILSTYIAY; this is encoded by the coding sequence ATGAGAATAAATATTTGGATTATTCTTTCTGCTATTCTTCTTATTGTTTTGATAGCATCTTATGCCTTATTATATCGTCCCTTGGAAGCAGAAAAGAATACTCTGCTTGAGAACATAGAAAATAATAGGCAAACTCTTTTAAGATATCAAATGAGCTATAAAAAATTATTAGAGGAATGGGATAAGTTTAAAATGGATATACAAAGGTATTCAGAAATTCGGGAAAAATTGCCATCAAAGGAAGATCTACCAAGCTTATTAATTTTTATAGAAAAAACGGCAAAAAACTCAGATTTGAAAATAAATTCTTTTAAACCGATCTCATCAGAAAAGAAAGTAGAAGGAAAAACTCCTCCACCCTATGAAGAAATGAGTTATAGTATTGATATGGAAGGAAGTTATGGTGCATTTTTATTATTTTTGTCAAGAATAAAAACTGCTCCAAGATTAATTCTTATTAAAAATTTGAAAATAGTTCCTTCGGAAGTTAAGGCTACTACATTAAAGTTAAGTTTTATTCTATCCACTTATATTGCATATTAG